In Sphaeramia orbicularis chromosome 1, fSphaOr1.1, whole genome shotgun sequence, a genomic segment contains:
- the LOC115422360 gene encoding uncharacterized protein LOC115422360: MSIMPVAIRKRSWEEHVTHPSGLQYSYDDLDLVCCHGVDSEGPWVGSGASKQGRRTRCASMPEGSHQMPADDNNQMLEMMATVVHDDIKSGHLKLVETNVAQDFQEDSPHDLHVLADTDISKRAAESNCLQNASIKQSGEFLCDSNSRMPSANICYGTDSISHREKTVIGEDGTESRKSHDFSNDETVLKCPYSSREEQQCISISLNNGPSLLESAGEQSGNPPNQQETKESHTEGYNRPPEISEATLKPTSVAELEPQTDLPDVDEEHISTSHHAGATLSAAGLHSSVNLMESGEVTSHTEKTLEPFVTLVFDEKCDKAETETCRTDSADKRDGLNDPERLIENTGLEHCARDIQEGEHDDHDHNRAMDQVYGCEVSEQISVEQHNVDMTAMDTVEEAKSEGAVSKTGTEVISEPKADSDICVRGESSSLTVNNNASSEKLLFGDSKGDPTQTITTQCADQNLVTNSLHQPVENTADCLVSTEVPGCEEQTIPHHLENSCSTLDPIPEVSLVEPDDAAVLTPQKNIGVNLNPNSTSQDSSAGDVHEVPEKYSHNHLLGSVKVNDEVSPEGLHGNQASGHHGSDSPASEVADGQREHYSPEATFSRMEETDEAAQTVINNDAHLTSPFLHEMREPGNHKDDNMVKVRMRKREHGRLDSMVLLLMKLDQLDQEIENALSASSSMGSTPTLHRRQLLDTDVGSGSVSTTLQNSPQPYDIPAAATFDPSPALGAKPKNGSNSAISERENAESSTLVGWVR; encoded by the exons ATGTCCATTATGCCAGTGGCTATACGGAAAAGAAGTTGGGAAGAGCATGTTACTCACCCTTCAGGATTACAGTACAGCTATGATGATCTTGATCTGGTCTGCTGTCATGGAGTTGACAGCGAGGGACCTTGGGTGGGCTCTGGTGCTTCAAAACAAGGACGACGGACAAGATGCGCCTCCATGCCAGAGGGGTCCCATCAAATGCCTGCAGATGACAACAATCAAATGCTGGAGATGATGGCTACCGTTGTACATGATGATATTAAATCAGGACATTTAAAGCTAGTTGAAACTAATGTTGCACAGGATTTTCAGGAGGATTCACCTCATGATTTACATGTCTTAGCAGATACTGACATTTCCAAAAGGGCTGCAGAGTCAAACTGTCTCCAAAATGCAAGCATCAAGCAGTCTggagagtttctctgtgactcaAACAGTAGGATGCCAAGTGCAAATATTTGTTATGGAACTGATAGCATAAGTCATAGGGAGAAAACTGTCATTGGAGAGGATGGTACAGAGAGTAGAAAGAGTCATGACTTCTCTAATGACGAAACTGTTTTAAAATGTCCATATAGCTCTCGTGAAGAGCAACAATGCATCTCTATCTCTTTAAACAATGGGCCTTCACTGCTTGAATCTGCTGGTGAGCAGTCTGGCAACCCTCCAAATCAACAGGAAACAAAGGAGAGCCATACAGAGGGTTACAACAGACCTCCTGAAATCTCTGAGGCTACACTAAAACCAACCTCTGTTGCCGAACTAGAACCTCAAACTGACCTCCCAGATGTTGACGAGGAGCATATTTCCACTTCTCACCATGCTGGTGCAACCCTATCTGCTGCTGGGCTGCACAGTTCCGTTAATTTGATGGAGAGCGGTGAGGTTACATCACATACTGAAAAAACTCTGGAACCATTTGTGACTTTAGTGTTCGATGAAAAATGTGACAAAGCGGAAACTGAAACCTGCAGGACAGATTCTGCTGACAAGCGAGATGGATTGAATGACCCAGAAAGGCTGATTGAAAATACAGGACTTGAACATTGTGCAAGAGACATTCAAGAAGGGGAGCACGATGACCATGACCACAACAGGGCAATGGATCAGGTTTACGGTTGTGAAGTTTCCGAGCAGATATCAGTGGAACAGCATAACGTTGACATGACAGCAATGGATACGGTAGAGGAGGCAAAAAGTGAAGGAGCAGTGAGCAAGACAGGAACAGAAGTCATATCTGAGCCGAAGGCCGATTCTGATATTTGTGTGAGAGGCGAGAGTTCCTCTTTGACAGTTAATAATAATGCATCTTCTGAAAAGCTGCTTTTTGGAGATTCAAAAGGAGACCCCACACAAACAATCACTACTCAGTGTGCAGACCAGAACTTAGTGACAAATTCTTTACATCAGCCAGTGGAGAACACTGCTGACTGCCTGGTATCGACAGAGGTGCCTGGCTGTGAGGAACAAACCATACCTCATCATTTGGAGAATAGCTGCTCCACGTTGGACCCTATCCCAGAGGTGAGCCTTGTTGAACCAGATGATGCAGCTGTACTGACCCCTCAAAAGAACATTGGCGTAAATCTCAACCCAAATTCAACAAGTCAGGACTCCTCAGCTGGTGATGTACATGAAGTGCCTGAAAAATACTCCCACAACCATCTACTGGGCTCTGTAAAGGTCAATGATGAGGTTTCACCAGAAGGACTCCATGGCAACCAAGCCTCTGGTCATCATGGCAGTGACTCACCTGCCTCTGAGGTGGCAGATGGTCAAAGGGAACACTACAGTCCTGAAGCCACATTCTCTAGAATGGAGGAGACAGATGAGGCTGCACAAACAGTTATTAACAATGACGCACACCTCACCAGTCCATTTTTACATGAGATGAGAGAGCCTGGAAATCACAAAGATGACAACATGGTCAAAGTACGCATGAGAAAG CGGGAGCATGGCCGTCTCGACTCAATGGTGTTGCTACTCATGAAGCTGGACCAGTTGGACCAAGAAATTGAGAATGCCCTCAGTGCCTCTTCCTCAATGGGCAGCACCCCCACCCTCCACCGACGTCAACTCCTG GACACTGATGTAGGATCTGGATCTGTGTCAACAACACTCCAAAACTCTCCACAGCCATATGACATTCCTGCTGCCGCCACCTTTGACCCCTCGCCAGCTCTTGGAGCAAAACCTAAAAATGGG AGCAACTCTGCCATATCTGAGAGAGAAAATGCTG AATCCAGCACTCTGGTAGGGTGGGTACGATAG